The following proteins are encoded in a genomic region of Lytechinus variegatus isolate NC3 chromosome 7, Lvar_3.0, whole genome shotgun sequence:
- the LOC121419427 gene encoding zinc transporter 6-like: MAQNYGSQIIDIDAFDISMDVDVGRGNRYGKASPTAGASGQRGSGGGGHVLGPGHDVGSGSNFIHGTIQPFSRSQHGMISRIMIELRSLVKEHKAKRIFMLGLIGALCIIIMLLWCQSTNSIALTAFTYIILFDVLSLGVCLITIWVTKQKPSSIYTYGYERFEVLAVFSTTVLAIFGSIFIMKESTERIIQPPEIHTGRLMLGAILGLFSHLVLLYGSRNQAFSHVSTASKSSWLQEHFADICQSFCTVVPGLDHLLLPRVNPFILIGLCSMLSLCVTDFLVDMNNFHMADPLAAFCIALMTVGTMFPMSVYSGTILLQTTPSHILGQLDKSLREASTLDGVLEFRNEHFWTLSFGQLAGSLHVRVRRDADEQLVLAHVFNKLSHLVNILTIQIIKDEWTRMNPVSTAIASNRSTLPDYTHGLSTPKSMYKPPASSLPTHMTSNTLFGAGNSYAPSTPLRAHSTPYGTPLKDISFNTDMDDRPSHDVPSPVMADPKLKGILRTNPSGVYGGSRQGHQFVKNERTLQGLAPPGSGSAVIDFSTLGTGKSFPTTTSARTNLRR, encoded by the exons ATGGCTCAAAACTACGGGAGTCAAATCATAGACATCGACGCTTTTGATATTTCGATGGACGTAGACGTCGGGAGAGGCAACCGGTATGGAAAGGCATCGCCGACAGCTGGGGCGTCTGGCCAACGCGGATCTGGTGGAGGTGGACATGTCCTCGGGCCCGGGCATGATGTTG GGAGTGGCAGCAATTTTATTCATGGAACAATTCAGCCATTCTCCAGATCTCAGCATGGAATGATCTCAAGGATTATGATAGAGTTAAGATCACTCGTGAAGGAACATAAA gCCAAAAGAATCTTTATGCTAGGGTTAATAGGGGCATTGTGTATCATCATCATGCTCCTATGGTGTCAATCAACTAACAGTATAG ctttgaCAGCATTCacctatattatattatttgatGTTCTATCTCTTGGTGTTTGTCTCATCACCATCTGGGTCACCAAGCAAAAACCTTCAAGCATTTATACTTATGG GTATGAACGATTTGAGGTCTTAGCAGTATTCTCAACAACAGTGCTTGCCATATTTGGTTCTATATTCATTATGAAAGAAAG TACTGAGCGAATCATTCAGCCCCCAGAGATTCACACTGGTAGGCTAATGTTAGGAGCCATCTTAGGTCTATTCAGTCATCTGGTCCTATTATACGGGTCTAGGAACCAAGCTTTTAGTCATGTTAGTACAGCATCTAAGAGCAGCTGGTTACAAGAACACTTTGCTGATATCTGCCAGAG tttttgtaCAGTAGTTCCTGGCTTAGATCATCTGTTACTACCGAGAGTGAATCCATTCATTCTAATAGGATTATGCAGTATGTTATCACTCTGTGTGACTGACTTCCTGGTTGATATGAA tAATTTTCACATGGCAGACCCTTTAGCAGCCTTCTGTATAGCTCTGATGACAGTGGGAACAATGTTTCCAATGAGTGTATATTCTGGCACCATATTACTACAAACCACACCTTCGCATATACTGGGACAACTGGATAAAAGCTTGAGAGAG GCATCTACACTTGATGGAGTATTGGAGTTTCGCAATGAACATTTCTGGACATTATCATTTGGTCAACTTGCTGGTTCACTTCATGTGAGAGTCAGAAGAGATGCTGATGAACAG cTGGTCCTGGCTCATGTGTTCAATAAGCTTTCTCACCTAGTCAACATCCTTACTATTCAGATCATCAAGGATGAATGGACTCGAATGAACCCTGTCTCTACGGCCATTGCTTCTAATAGATCAACACTCCCAGACTATACTCATGGCCTCTCTACTCCAAAGTCTATGTACAAGCCACCTGCATCATCTCTTCCAACTCACATGACAAGTAATACCCTTTTTGGTGCTGGAAATTCATATGCACCTTCAACACCTCTAAGAGCACATAGCACCCCGTATGGGACACCACTCAAAGACATCAGTTTCAATACAGACATGGATGATAGACCATCGCATGATGTACCATCCCCTGTAATGGCTGATCCTAAGTTAAAAGGAATCCTTCGGACAAACCCAAGTGGTGTTTATGGAGGAAGCAGACAAGGCCATCAGTTTGTAAAGAATGAGAGGACATTACAAGGCTTAGCACCTCCAGGTTCAGGAAGTGCTGTCATAGATTTTAGTACCTTGGGTACCGGGAAATCCTTCCCTACAACCACAAGTGCAAGGACTAACCTGAGAAGGTGA
- the LOC121419428 gene encoding retinol dehydrogenase 13-like: MELEGKSEWRVPGNMVCAGLVLGASLVIFTKLKFRGAAYRSVTKLTGKTAIVTGANTGIGKETALDFARREARVILACRDISKGQRAVEHIRHYTNAGELVVMKLDLASLKSVNAFCDEFCNKIGRLDILVNNAGVFYTPYMKTEDGFEMQFGVNHLGHFLLTNRLLNVLKASSPSRVIIVSSALHKRGHLDFSKLNPDEKEYNKAKSYADSKLANVLFGKELSRRLSGQGVTSYTLHPGVINTELSRYLGYSKAFWAATFPLRWLFMKSPWYGAQTTIYCAVAEELKEVSGKYYGNCKEEPYPEVRGPADDAVATKLWEVSERLTGLSSE, from the coding sequence ATGGAATTGGAAGGAAAATCAGAATGGAGAGTTCCAGGGAATATGGTCTGTGCAGGACTTGTTCTTGGTGCTAGTTTGGTAATATTTACCAAACTGAAGTTCAGAGGTGCTGCATATAGAAGTGTTACCAAGCTGACAGGAAAGACGGCCATTGTGACAGGTGCAAATACAGGAATAGGGAAGGAGACTGCCCTTGATTTTGCTCGCCGTGAAGCGAGAGTAATCCTTGCTTGCCGTGATATTTCAAAGGGTCAAAGAGCAGTTGAACACATCAGACATTATACTAATGCAGGGGAACTAGTCGTGATGAAGTTGGATTTGGCATCACTGAAGTCAGTAAATGCTTTTTGTGATGAATTCTGTAACAAAATTGGCAGACTGGATATCCTTGTCAACAATGCAGGTGTGTTTTACACTCCATATATGAAGACAGAAGATggctttgaaatgcaatttggAGTCAACCATCTTGGACACTTTCTCCTGACAAATAGACTTCTAAATGTTCTAAAGGCTTCTTCACCATCTCGTGTGATCATCGTGTCTTCTGCTCTCCATAAGCGAGGGCATCTTGATTTTTCAAAGCTTAATCCAGACGAAAAAGAATACAACAAGGCCAAGTCTTATGCTGATAGTAAGCTTGCCAACGTCCTGTTTGGGAAGGAGCTGAGCAGACGACTCAGTGGCCAAGGCGTCACCTCTTACACCTTACATCCAGGTGTAATCAACACGGAACTTTCACGTTATCTTGGATATTCCAAAGCTTTCTGGGCTGCTACGTTCCCACTCCGATGGCTCTTCATGAAATCTCCCTGGTACGGAGCTCAGACTACCATTTACTGTGCTGTTGCTGAGGAGCTCAAGGAAGTATCTGGGAAATATTATGGCAACTGCAAAGAAGAACCTTACCCAGAGGTTAGAGGACCAGCTGATGATGCTGTTGCTACTAAACTTTGGGAGGTTAGCGAAAGGCTGACAGGACTTTCATCTGAGTGA
- the LOC121419429 gene encoding centrosomal protein kizuna-like isoform X1: MSSENISFYARLKQTQELQHKRENKRLDLQKRFENYMMSDQNLSRLRANRLQSYWKKVCEDERKSKARNEQLLQDFVRVEAHIATLSSRTERLRLLKDQYERQVESMFPYWKEQMDIKRMSEAQKTNSAPMSFATPSQQYREQMNTLNMSQSIQQNGTSMISTPYQQPGSFDHVHLQGRPHSDLQVSPHPQQYTQFGATRQDSTLHRTPSTLPQSQAPQPTQVSDDGYEMPMVPGLHGTPRLQEAQIPNSHPSGQHPVVENRKSMPHGASQQMTYGQTEESSSFTVSSESPRSPQHQVRPVAGTVQPLQTSLAKDMTDASGKTLPGMEPLSQKMLLVGDASKEGQQVKSKEITKSAKSATNQFFTEEVVRGPSLGVGERLSSAQTEPFSSSDDSDDESKDPVDQALYSPELPPELPKYEEQARGPAINNKEQNQLPDQDGTEIPRAVKDEAEESSGSEEDSEIDSDVSLPLSEDKDKNDGPVPAQRHSIDPKAPEAESVKPNSIVLTTEGFYLLMKAVEAEIDATDSLEGIYATLACTRTIRDEIVRTANSNSGFDLLDPRAISMVILEELPLLVQKLPGGCLLSERLLVASSRTITELSIRSHMVSSSLKLWDDIHHHMVFLVRRGVMEPEGVAMKFAPLLLTADSQASEKAINVISDILMKAEEEEEVTFGEESSVSDSSHLNHTQSSPDVIRHAQPKDYPSVPPLSLGGMEGDTDDLVDTGRTSGDSFFDNKVPLNETSAYQRMMMSSQPEIQKQITGGNRSGNNDDEESESEDEIERATRINLESPSSQQTKKKRNVLSSLGGSLGRSLGSDDEEQERRPLPSDRTDEVSSPDKSDVTSSLSPTPRGGGGYVPSAMEHSMKSTGRTDTMNRSAAFWGNESDLDDESEMSVPMGTGKVDEEKDDFDFYD, encoded by the exons GGAGAATAAAAGACTGGATCTTCAGAAGCGCTTTGAGAATTATATGATGTCTGATCAAAATCT gtCTCGATTGAGAGCTAACAGGCTGCAGAGTTATTGGAAAAAGGTTTGTGAAGATGAGAGAAAGAGCAAAGCTAGGAATGAACAACTCCTTCAAGACTTTGTGAGAGTTGAGGCTCACATAGCAACACTTTCAAGCAGGACTGAGCGACTTCGTCTCTTGAAG GATCAATATGAAAGACAAGTTGAATCTATGTTCCCTTACTGGAAAGAACAAATGGACATTAAAAGA atGTCCGAAGCTCAAAAGACGAACAGTGCACCAATGTCATTTGCAACACCCAGTCAGCAATACAGGGAACAGATGAATACTCTCAACATGTCACAAAGTATCCAACAAAATGGAACAAGCATGATCTCAACACCCTACCAACAGCCTGGATCATTTGATCATGTTCATCTCCAAGGTCGACCTCACTCAGACTTGCAAGTATCCCCACATCCTCAACAGTATACACAGTTTGGTGCAACTAGACAAGACTCAACATTGCACAGAACACCAAGCACTCTACCTCAGTCACAAGCACCACAACCGACACAGGTATCTGATGATGGTTATGAGATGCCAATGGTACCTGGTCTCCATGGGACACCTCGGCTTCAGGAAGCACAAATACCCAACTCACATCCCAGTGGACAGCATCCTGTAGTGGAGAACAGAAAGAGCATGCCCCATGGTGCAAGTCAGCAAATGACCTATGGACAAACAGAAGAATCCTCTTCCTTCACTGTCAGCTCAGAGAGTCCAAGATCACCTCAACATCAAGTCAGACCTGTTGCTGGGACAGTACAACCTCTTCAAACTAGCTTGGCCAAAGATATGACAGATGCAAGTGGAAAAACTTTACCAGGAATGGAACCTCTTTCACAGAAAATGCTTCTTGTTGGAGATGCATCCAAGGAAGGACAGCAGGTAAAGTCTAAAGAAATCACCAAATCAGCTAAATCAGCCACAAATCAATTCTTCACTGAAGAAGTGGTCAGAGGTCCTTCTTTAGGAGTTGGAGAGAGGCTGTCATCAGCTCAGACGGAACCATTTTCATCCAGTGATGATTCGGATGATGAGAGTAAGGATCCAGTAGACCAGGCTCTTTATTCCCCAGAGCTTCCTCCAGAACTTCCCAAGTATGAAGAACAAGCAAGAGGTCCTGCAATCAATAACAAGGAACAAAATCAACTACCTGATCAAG ATGGGACAGAGATTCCTAGAGCAGTAAAGGATGAAGCTGAGGAAAGCAGTGGAAGTGAAGAAGACAGTGAGATTGATAGTGATGTCAGTCTACCACTCAGTGAGGATAAAGACAAAAATGATGGACCAGTACCAGCCCAACGTCATTCCATCGATCCAAA AGCTCCTGAAGCCGAGAGTGTGAAACCCAACTCCATTGTCTTAACTACTGAAGGGTTTTATCTTCTGATGAAGGCGGTAGAAGCTGAAATTGATGCCACTGATTCCCTTGAAGGCATCTATGCAACTCTGGCTTGCACTAGAACTATAAGAGATGAAATTGTGAG GACGGCGAACTCAAATAGTGGATTTGATCTACTGGATCCTAGAGCGATCAGCATGGTCATACTTGAAGAGCTCCCTCTATTGGTCCAGAAACTACCAGGAGGATGCCTTCTATCAGAGAGACTCCTTGTTGCCAGCAGTAGAACTATCACTGAATTATCTATCAG gTCTCATATGGTCTCTTCATCCCTGAAGCTATGGGATGATATCCATCATCATATGGTGTTCTTAGTGAGGAGAGGTGTAATGGAACCGGAGGGTGTGGCCATGAAGTTTGCTCCTCTTTTACTGACTGCTGACTCACAAGCCTCGGAAAAG GCAATCAATGTCATCTCTGATATCTTGATGAAAgctgaggaggaggaagaagttACATTTGGAGAAGAGTCTTCAGTGAGTGATAGTTCGCATCTTAACCATACTCAATCCAGTCCTGATGTCATTAGGCATGCTCAACCTAAGGATTATCCATCAG TCCCACCCCTTTCTCTTGGTGGAATGGAAGGAGATACTGATGATCTGGTTGATACAGGGAGGACTAGTGGTGATAGCTTCTTCGATAACAAAGTACCTCTAAATG AAACATCTGCATAccagaggatgatgatgagcaGTCAACCTGAGATACAGAAACAGATAACTGGAGGAAATAGGAGTGGaaacaatgatgatgaagagagTGAAAGTGAGGATGAGATTGAGAGAGCTACTCGTATTAACCTTGAGTCACCGTCTTCACAACAAACCAA GAAGAAGAGGAATGTACTTTCATCTCTTGGTGGGAGTCTTGGTAGGAGCTTAGGAAGTGACGATGAGGAACAAGAGAGACGACCTCTTCCATCAGATAGAACAGATGAAGTGTCATCACCAGATAAGAGTGATGTAACCAGTTCACTGTCTCCTACTCCTAGAGGTGGTGGTGGCTATGTCCCGTCAGCCATGGAACACAG CATGAAATCGACAGGGCGAACAGACACCATGAATAGATCTGCAGCTTTCTGGGGTAATGAGTCTGACCTTGATGATGAATCAGAGATGAGCGTTCCCATGGGAACAGGAAAAGTTGATGAGGAAAAAGATGACTTTGATTTCTATGACTAG
- the LOC121419429 gene encoding centrosomal protein kizuna-like isoform X2, whose product MSSENISFYARLKQTQELQHKRENKRLDLQKRFENYMMSDQNLSRLRANRLQSYWKKVCEDERKSKARNEQLLQDFVRVEAHIATLSSRTERLRLLKDQYERQVESMFPYWKEQMDIKRMSEAQKTNSAPMSFATPSQQYREQMNTLNMSQSIQQNGTSMISTPYQQPGSFDHVHLQGRPHSDLQVSPHPQQYTQFGATRQDSTLHRTPSTLPQSQAPQPTQVSDDGYEMPMVPGLHGTPRLQEAQIPNSHPSGQHPVVENRKSMPHGASQQMTYGQTEESSSFTVSSESPRSPQHQVRPVAGTVQPLQTSLAKDMTDASGKTLPGMEPLSQKMLLVGDASKEGQQVKSKEITKSAKSATNQFFTEEVVRGPSLGVGERLSSAQTEPFSSSDDSDDESKDPVDQALYSPELPPELPKYEEQARGPAINNKEQNQLPDQEIPRAVKDEAEESSGSEEDSEIDSDVSLPLSEDKDKNDGPVPAQRHSIDPKAPEAESVKPNSIVLTTEGFYLLMKAVEAEIDATDSLEGIYATLACTRTIRDEIVRTANSNSGFDLLDPRAISMVILEELPLLVQKLPGGCLLSERLLVASSRTITELSIRSHMVSSSLKLWDDIHHHMVFLVRRGVMEPEGVAMKFAPLLLTADSQASEKAINVISDILMKAEEEEEVTFGEESSVSDSSHLNHTQSSPDVIRHAQPKDYPSVPPLSLGGMEGDTDDLVDTGRTSGDSFFDNKVPLNETSAYQRMMMSSQPEIQKQITGGNRSGNNDDEESESEDEIERATRINLESPSSQQTKKKRNVLSSLGGSLGRSLGSDDEEQERRPLPSDRTDEVSSPDKSDVTSSLSPTPRGGGGYVPSAMEHSMKSTGRTDTMNRSAAFWGNESDLDDESEMSVPMGTGKVDEEKDDFDFYD is encoded by the exons GGAGAATAAAAGACTGGATCTTCAGAAGCGCTTTGAGAATTATATGATGTCTGATCAAAATCT gtCTCGATTGAGAGCTAACAGGCTGCAGAGTTATTGGAAAAAGGTTTGTGAAGATGAGAGAAAGAGCAAAGCTAGGAATGAACAACTCCTTCAAGACTTTGTGAGAGTTGAGGCTCACATAGCAACACTTTCAAGCAGGACTGAGCGACTTCGTCTCTTGAAG GATCAATATGAAAGACAAGTTGAATCTATGTTCCCTTACTGGAAAGAACAAATGGACATTAAAAGA atGTCCGAAGCTCAAAAGACGAACAGTGCACCAATGTCATTTGCAACACCCAGTCAGCAATACAGGGAACAGATGAATACTCTCAACATGTCACAAAGTATCCAACAAAATGGAACAAGCATGATCTCAACACCCTACCAACAGCCTGGATCATTTGATCATGTTCATCTCCAAGGTCGACCTCACTCAGACTTGCAAGTATCCCCACATCCTCAACAGTATACACAGTTTGGTGCAACTAGACAAGACTCAACATTGCACAGAACACCAAGCACTCTACCTCAGTCACAAGCACCACAACCGACACAGGTATCTGATGATGGTTATGAGATGCCAATGGTACCTGGTCTCCATGGGACACCTCGGCTTCAGGAAGCACAAATACCCAACTCACATCCCAGTGGACAGCATCCTGTAGTGGAGAACAGAAAGAGCATGCCCCATGGTGCAAGTCAGCAAATGACCTATGGACAAACAGAAGAATCCTCTTCCTTCACTGTCAGCTCAGAGAGTCCAAGATCACCTCAACATCAAGTCAGACCTGTTGCTGGGACAGTACAACCTCTTCAAACTAGCTTGGCCAAAGATATGACAGATGCAAGTGGAAAAACTTTACCAGGAATGGAACCTCTTTCACAGAAAATGCTTCTTGTTGGAGATGCATCCAAGGAAGGACAGCAGGTAAAGTCTAAAGAAATCACCAAATCAGCTAAATCAGCCACAAATCAATTCTTCACTGAAGAAGTGGTCAGAGGTCCTTCTTTAGGAGTTGGAGAGAGGCTGTCATCAGCTCAGACGGAACCATTTTCATCCAGTGATGATTCGGATGATGAGAGTAAGGATCCAGTAGACCAGGCTCTTTATTCCCCAGAGCTTCCTCCAGAACTTCCCAAGTATGAAGAACAAGCAAGAGGTCCTGCAATCAATAACAAGGAACAAAATCAACTACCTGATCAAG AGATTCCTAGAGCAGTAAAGGATGAAGCTGAGGAAAGCAGTGGAAGTGAAGAAGACAGTGAGATTGATAGTGATGTCAGTCTACCACTCAGTGAGGATAAAGACAAAAATGATGGACCAGTACCAGCCCAACGTCATTCCATCGATCCAAA AGCTCCTGAAGCCGAGAGTGTGAAACCCAACTCCATTGTCTTAACTACTGAAGGGTTTTATCTTCTGATGAAGGCGGTAGAAGCTGAAATTGATGCCACTGATTCCCTTGAAGGCATCTATGCAACTCTGGCTTGCACTAGAACTATAAGAGATGAAATTGTGAG GACGGCGAACTCAAATAGTGGATTTGATCTACTGGATCCTAGAGCGATCAGCATGGTCATACTTGAAGAGCTCCCTCTATTGGTCCAGAAACTACCAGGAGGATGCCTTCTATCAGAGAGACTCCTTGTTGCCAGCAGTAGAACTATCACTGAATTATCTATCAG gTCTCATATGGTCTCTTCATCCCTGAAGCTATGGGATGATATCCATCATCATATGGTGTTCTTAGTGAGGAGAGGTGTAATGGAACCGGAGGGTGTGGCCATGAAGTTTGCTCCTCTTTTACTGACTGCTGACTCACAAGCCTCGGAAAAG GCAATCAATGTCATCTCTGATATCTTGATGAAAgctgaggaggaggaagaagttACATTTGGAGAAGAGTCTTCAGTGAGTGATAGTTCGCATCTTAACCATACTCAATCCAGTCCTGATGTCATTAGGCATGCTCAACCTAAGGATTATCCATCAG TCCCACCCCTTTCTCTTGGTGGAATGGAAGGAGATACTGATGATCTGGTTGATACAGGGAGGACTAGTGGTGATAGCTTCTTCGATAACAAAGTACCTCTAAATG AAACATCTGCATAccagaggatgatgatgagcaGTCAACCTGAGATACAGAAACAGATAACTGGAGGAAATAGGAGTGGaaacaatgatgatgaagagagTGAAAGTGAGGATGAGATTGAGAGAGCTACTCGTATTAACCTTGAGTCACCGTCTTCACAACAAACCAA GAAGAAGAGGAATGTACTTTCATCTCTTGGTGGGAGTCTTGGTAGGAGCTTAGGAAGTGACGATGAGGAACAAGAGAGACGACCTCTTCCATCAGATAGAACAGATGAAGTGTCATCACCAGATAAGAGTGATGTAACCAGTTCACTGTCTCCTACTCCTAGAGGTGGTGGTGGCTATGTCCCGTCAGCCATGGAACACAG CATGAAATCGACAGGGCGAACAGACACCATGAATAGATCTGCAGCTTTCTGGGGTAATGAGTCTGACCTTGATGATGAATCAGAGATGAGCGTTCCCATGGGAACAGGAAAAGTTGATGAGGAAAAAGATGACTTTGATTTCTATGACTAG